The genomic DNA GCGGCATCTTGTGCGATCATCTTATCTGTGCTCGCACAAGCTCCGCTCAGGCTGACCTTGTGCACCGGGCAGCAAAGCTGCCATGTCCTTCAGCCTTAGTCTTGTTGCTGGTGGGCAACTAAAGGACAAAAAGGCTGAACTCCTTCTTTGTATAGTTAGTATTAAAAAACATTCATTCCTAAGCTTGTCCTAGATTAATGCCTCCAGAAGGAGATATTGAAGAGGCTTATTATGATCAGTATTTCTAGTCTACCTATGATCATTCCGATGATCATGGCGATTTTTGCTGTTTTGGCGATTTCAATTAACGGGATGGTCTCTGTTAGGTGAACAAATGACATTTGTTGATAGCATGCCCCGCAATTCGATATAACGCCTGTGGCTGCAAAGAAAGCTTCTTCTAATCCCATACCGTGAAATGATAGAATGGCAGCTAGCAGAGAGATAACCAATATGGTTAAACCAAAGGTCACCCAAACCGTTGAGATGAACAGGTGGTCTTTATTTTCATTGCTTAAATAGAGCGGGCGGACTTCATGGGGATAGATTAGTGAACGAAGCTCTCTATTTGATTGACGGAACATCATTATAATTCGTGTGAATTTAACACCGCCAGCTGTTGAGAGAACGCCTCCACCGATTAACATTAAGATGATGGCTATGGCTGGAGAGATGTGCTCGAAGCTATATGTGCTTGCGGCAAAGCCTGTTGTGGAAATTAGGGAGACAGCGTTCATGAGTGCTGTTGTTGTTTCTTTGGTTATAGCGGAGAACTCTCGTCCGTCATCGAAGGTTAGTTTAAGCAAGACCATAACCAGAGTTAGCGCTAGCATTGAGCCACCAACCCATAAAGGCTCACTAAACTTTCTTAAGTTTGACCATTCCTGTTTGACAAGATAACTGACCCAGAGAATACTCACGCTGCCGAGAAACATAAAGATGCTCATGATCCATAAGATGTTGATGTTTCCATATGTAGAGAGAGCTCCATCTCTTGGCATAAAGCCGCCCGTTGAGACCGTTGAGAGCGTTAGGCAAATGGCATCAAAAATAGGAATTCCGGTTAAGAACAGAGCGAATAATAAAGTAACGCTTAAGCCTAAATAGACAGGTAAGATCAACCTAAGAGTTGTGAAGAGGTGTAACTTTTCGTCATTTGGTGAACTTGATGTTTTGTATATTTCTTTTGTCACCCGCTCGGCGCCCATGAAGCGGACAAGAGCGTAGGTGATTGTAAAGAGGGTCATGAAGCCCCCTACCCACTGCAGCTGTGCGCGCCAATAGATAATCGATTGAGGCAAATGGGATATTTGCTCAATAAGTGTTGCCCCTGTTGTGGTGAGGCCTGAAGTTGCTTCAAATATAGCGTTCAGTCGGCTTGGAATGGCGTTTGATGCTTCAAAGGGGATAGCACTTATTAGGCAAAAGGTTGTCCAAAGACCAATTACCAGTACAATTTTTTCTCTGCGAGACACTTCGATCTCGCGTCCTTTTAGCGCGATGATAAGGGAACCACCAAAGAAGCCCGATGCGAGGCCGGTTACTAAAAATGCCGCTAATGGTAAAGACTCGTTGTTTGCAAGCGCTATGATGAGTGGGGGGATTACTGTTAACGAAAAGAGTGCTAACCCCCATCCATATATGTATCCTAGAGCATGGCCGTTCATTTGTTATCCATGAGGTTTTTAAGAAATATTTGACCAGCAGTTTACAGCGCCCAATTGGGACTGTCTCCTTTTAAAAATATTCAAGACTAACTCTAAATAGATGCTCAACCTGGCGAACACTTTCTGTGAGAGCAAAAATAATAATTCTGTCGTTGGCGATGATTTCTGTTTCACCATTTGGAATAATTATTTCCCCTTTACGGTGTATAGCACCGATGCGGATGCCATGAGGCAGTTGCATTTCTTTTAATGGTACACCAATTAATGGGGATGTTTCGAGCGCTTCTGCCTCGATGACTTCACCTGTTCCATTGTGCACGGAGTGAACGCCCCTGATGCGCCCTCTTCTTACATGCTGTAGAATTTTCGATACGGTTATAGCTCTTGGGTTGATGCTATCGCCAATATTCAGTGAGCGAACGAGAGGCATGTAGGACATGTTGTTAACAAGGCATAAATTTCTCTCACAGCCTAAACGTCTTGCTAGTACGGAAGAGAGTATATTGACTTGATCATCATTTGTGACAGCGATTAATGTATCTGCTGACGTTACATCTGCTTCTTTTAATATTTCTTCATTGAGCGCGCTACCGTTTAGCACTACGGTTCTGTCGAGTTTTTCAGCGATTTGGATGGCTCTGCTTCTTTCAAGCTCCACTATTTTTGCGCGTCTGTTACTTGTGCTTTCTTCAAGTTTTTTACCAACGTAAAGACCTATGTTACCACCGCCTGCGATAATGACACGTTGTGCTGTTTTTTCGGTGTGTCCAAAGATTTTTAAAGTTCTTTGCACTTCAGTTGTTTTGGCAACTAGATAAACGTCGTCTCCTGGTAGAAGCGCATCATCACTTGAGGGGACAAATAACTTTCCATTTCGAGTGCCTGCAACCACTAAGGCTTTTAGGTCTGGGAACAGTTCTGTTAGCTGGCGCAGGGGGGTGTTGATGATTGGGCACTCTTCTGTGCAACTCACTCCTATGAAGGTAATGTCTCCTTCAGCAAAATTCACTGTTTCAAATGCACCAGGTAGCCCCAAGCGGCGCATAACCATATCGCCAACTTCAATCTCAGGAGAGATAATCACGTCAATTGGCATATGATTTCTGGTGAACAAATCTTGCCAATGAGGCTCTAGGTATGTTTGTGCTCGGATACGTGCGATTTTTGTCGGAATGCCAAAGAGTGAATGGGCTACCTGACAAGCAACCATATTCACTTCATCATAAAGTGTGACGGCAATAATCATGTCGGCGTCTTTGGCACCAACTTCATCGAGTGTCACCGGATGGGCGCCGTGGCCTAAATATCCTCGAACATCAAGGGTGTCATTAACTCTTTGTACCAGTTCGGGAGAGTTGTCGATTACGGCGACATCGTTGTTTTCAGCTGCTAACCGCTCTGCGATGCCATAACCGACTTGACCTGCGCCACATATTATTACTTTCATTTTGGCCTTGTTGTTTGTTCTTTTAGTTTGTTTCTGCTTTTGCCGTTTGTCGTTCAGACGAATTAACACCTAAAGCGCGTAATTTTCTATGTAATGCTGAGCGTTCCATTCCAACAAACTCAGCGGTTCTTGAAATGTTACCACCAAATCGGTTGATTTGGGCCATTAAATATTCACGCTCGAAAATTTCTCTGGCTTCTCTTAATGGTAGAGACATGAAATGCTCACCGTTATTTCCGCTTGAGGCGAAGCCAGCTGAATTTCCTGCATCATCAGGAAGCATGTCAGCGCTTACAACTGCGCTTGCTTCACCATCTGTGAGGATCATGACCCGCTCGACCATGTTACGCAATTGGCGAACATTACCTGGCCATTCATTTGTTTGTAAAATCGCCATGGCATCATCACCAATGCGTCTCACGGGGAGACCAGATGAAATCGAAATTTGATTCATAAAGAAATCAACAAGACATGGGATGTCTTCTCTTCTTTCCGCTAAGCCAGGTACTTTAATCGGCACGACTGATAGACGATGATAGAGGTCTTCTCTGAAATTTCCACCCTGCATTTCTTTGTTTAAGTCTTTACTGGTTGAAGACATAATACGTACATCAACTTCAACTTTTCTGTCACCACGCAATCGTTGGAATTTTTGCTCAACTAAAACTCGCAAGATCTTACCTTGTGTTTCCATTGGCATATCAGCGACTTCATCAACGAACAAAGTACCACCATGAGCTTCTTCTAATGCACCGACTTTGCGAGCAAAACCGCCCTCGCCTTCGATGCCAAACAATTCTTCTTCCATACGTTCAGGTGCCATAACAGCCGCGTTAATGACAACGAATGGGCCTGTGGGTCTTAGAGATTTTTCATGCATCACACGAGCAGCTAATTCTTTGCCGCAACCAGAGGGGCCTGTGAACATGACACGGCTGTTAGTAGGTGCCACTTTTTCAATTTTTTGGTTTAGTGACGTCATTGAGGCAGAGAGACCAACCAGTTCAGTGCTTTGTGGGTTTTTCTCTTTTAGTTCTTTATTTTCTCTGCGCAATTTTGAGGCTTCAAGAGCTCTTGCTGTTATGAGAAGCAAGCGATCTGCTTTGAAAGGCTTTTCAACATAATCATAAGCGCCAAGTTTAATCGCGGTAACTGCTGTTTCAACATTACCATGACCTGAAATGATTACGATGGGCAAATCAGGATGACGTTTTTTTACCTGATTTAGAACTTCGAGACCATCCATACGGCTGCCCTGCAGCCAGATGTCTAAAATAACTAAATGCGGTTTTCTTTCCTCAACAGCAGCTAATGCTTCATCGCTGTTTTTGGCAAGGCGTGTGCTGTGCCCCTCATCTTCTAGAATTCCCGAAATGAGGTCTCGGATATCTGCTTCATCGTCGACAATCAGAATGTCTGAAATCATGTCATAGCCCTATTAACAAAAGTGGTATTACAATTTTAGTTATTAAAAATTCAAAATTTAAATTCGTTTTTACTTATGCAGCGTTTGATTTTTCTTTTTTTTGATCAGCAGGTGTCTTCAAAGGAATAACCAAACTGATTTTAGCTCCATGTTTTCTTTTTGCAGTTACTGGTGCATCTGCTAATCGTAGAGAGCCTCCGTGCTGCTCAGTAATTCTTTGTACAATGGCTAGTCCAAGCCCTGTACCTTTGGTTCTGGTGGTCATATATGGCTCGGTTAATCTGTTGCGATTATTTTTTGGAAGACCGCACCCATTATCAAGTACGTCGATATAAACAGTTTGGTTTTTGATCCGAACACATGTTTCTATCTCACCTTTAACATCTATGCCGTTTTCTTGTGCTGTTTCAATTGCTTCACTGGCATTTTTCACCAAGTTCGTCACGGCCTGATTAATTAGTCGGCGGTCAAAATAAGCAATGACAGCTTCTTTGGGAACATCGACATTTATTTTAATTTTAGATTCGCTAACTTGGAACAAAAAGACAGCTTCTTTCACCACTTCACGGATGTCTTGAAATTCCATAGTTGGTGTTGGCAATCTTGCAAAAGATGAGAACTCATCGACCATACGACCGATGTCAGCAACTTGTCTGATGATGGTGTCTGTACATTTGTCGAAGACATCGCGATCATCTTGTATTTTATCACCATATTTGCGGCGAATTCGTTCAGCGGAGAGTTGAATTGGTGTGAGTGGATTTTTAATTTCATGAGCAATACGGCGTGCAATATCAGACCAGGCGCTATTTCGCTCAGCGCTTACGAGTTCTGTTATATCATCAAAGGTGATCACGTAACCATAATCTTGGTCTTCTGAACTTTCTTCTGTTACTCTAACAGCAAAACTACGTTCTACATCTCCCGCCATTAATGTGATTTGTCTTTCACAGTCTGTTCTTTGTTCCTGTTTTAAATCACGCCAGATTTCATAAATTTCTGGAACGGCTGTGCTCAATGGTAAGCCGACAAGATCTTCTTCATTTTTTACAAGGAGCGTGCCAGCACTTTTATTGACTAGATTGATCTTTCCATTTAAATCCGCGCCCATGATCCCAGCACTTACACTTGAGAGAACGGCTTCAATAAAGCGGCGCCTTTCATCAATAGTGAAATTTGCTTCCATGAGGTTATCTCGCTGTTGGCGCAATTGCCCGGTCATATTATTGAAAGTTTTGGTCAGATGGCCTACGTCGCCATCTCTTTTATGTACGGGGACTTCAGCATCCAAATCACCTGCGGATACTTTTTGAGCTGCGCTTATAAGATCTCGGATAGGGGAGATAATGCGGTTAGCAAGCCAAATTCCTAACCAAACTGCCGCGAGGAGA from Hyphomicrobiales bacterium 4NK60-0047b includes the following:
- a CDS encoding PAS domain-containing sensor histidine kinase, whose translation is MNGKEFRSYKMSEQRINIKTEKTGQEENPNLQQAQTNTDQMSKKPLKNTARLTKVKVQKSAKKFIKARNIVSHIDRPLLFKAGLITVVMALLSAVVTFLILTGLTPIAPSNNVVITVLLINCALILALVTIVLWQIYLLWQDRKGQTAGAELHIRIVSLFCMIAMLPAIILAIFASFSLDQRLDYWFSKRIAAIIDTSGDVARSFLDEHGQVIRSDIVAMATDLDESWKSVKGNREKFDQLLTSQTALRSLQMSYVFDADGVVLAKAATEPNRFFAQPSNVVMATVENNKVSIIPPGSTNELAAVKKLEKIPGAYLYVYRQVNQNVIKHLNRTKEHIAAYKALQKNRAGIQVAFGLMYVLIALILLLAAVWLGIWLANRIISPIRDLISAAQKVSAGDLDAEVPVHKRDGDVGHLTKTFNNMTGQLRQQRDNLMEANFTIDERRRFIEAVLSSVSAGIMGADLNGKINLVNKSAGTLLVKNEEDLVGLPLSTAVPEIYEIWRDLKQEQRTDCERQITLMAGDVERSFAVRVTEESSEDQDYGYVITFDDITELVSAERNSAWSDIARRIAHEIKNPLTPIQLSAERIRRKYGDKIQDDRDVFDKCTDTIIRQVADIGRMVDEFSSFARLPTPTMEFQDIREVVKEAVFLFQVSESKIKINVDVPKEAVIAYFDRRLINQAVTNLVKNASEAIETAQENGIDVKGEIETCVRIKNQTVYIDVLDNGCGLPKNNRNRLTEPYMTTRTKGTGLGLAIVQRITEQHGGSLRLADAPVTAKRKHGAKISLVIPLKTPADQKKEKSNAA
- the trkA gene encoding Trk system potassium transporter TrkA, which translates into the protein MKVIICGAGQVGYGIAERLAAENNDVAVIDNSPELVQRVNDTLDVRGYLGHGAHPVTLDEVGAKDADMIIAVTLYDEVNMVACQVAHSLFGIPTKIARIRAQTYLEPHWQDLFTRNHMPIDVIISPEIEVGDMVMRRLGLPGAFETVNFAEGDITFIGVSCTEECPIINTPLRQLTELFPDLKALVVAGTRNGKLFVPSSDDALLPGDDVYLVAKTTEVQRTLKIFGHTEKTAQRVIIAGGGNIGLYVGKKLEESTSNRRAKIVELERSRAIQIAEKLDRTVVLNGSALNEEILKEADVTSADTLIAVTNDDQVNILSSVLARRLGCERNLCLVNNMSYMPLVRSLNIGDSINPRAITVSKILQHVRRGRIRGVHSVHNGTGEVIEAEALETSPLIGVPLKEMQLPHGIRIGAIHRKGEIIIPNGETEIIANDRIIIFALTESVRQVEHLFRVSLEYF
- a CDS encoding TrkH family potassium uptake protein → MNGHALGYIYGWGLALFSLTVIPPLIIALANNESLPLAAFLVTGLASGFFGGSLIIALKGREIEVSRREKIVLVIGLWTTFCLISAIPFEASNAIPSRLNAIFEATSGLTTTGATLIEQISHLPQSIIYWRAQLQWVGGFMTLFTITYALVRFMGAERVTKEIYKTSSSPNDEKLHLFTTLRLILPVYLGLSVTLLFALFLTGIPIFDAICLTLSTVSTGGFMPRDGALSTYGNINILWIMSIFMFLGSVSILWVSYLVKQEWSNLRKFSEPLWVGGSMLALTLVMVLLKLTFDDGREFSAITKETTTALMNAVSLISTTGFAASTYSFEHISPAIAIILMLIGGGVLSTAGGVKFTRIIMMFRQSNRELRSLIYPHEVRPLYLSNENKDHLFISTVWVTFGLTILVISLLAAILSFHGMGLEEAFFAATGVISNCGACYQQMSFVHLTETIPLIEIAKTAKIAMIIGMIIGRLEILIIISLFNISFWRH
- a CDS encoding sigma-54 dependent transcriptional regulator, giving the protein MISDILIVDDEADIRDLISGILEDEGHSTRLAKNSDEALAAVEERKPHLVILDIWLQGSRMDGLEVLNQVKKRHPDLPIVIISGHGNVETAVTAIKLGAYDYVEKPFKADRLLLITARALEASKLRRENKELKEKNPQSTELVGLSASMTSLNQKIEKVAPTNSRVMFTGPSGCGKELAARVMHEKSLRPTGPFVVINAAVMAPERMEEELFGIEGEGGFARKVGALEEAHGGTLFVDEVADMPMETQGKILRVLVEQKFQRLRGDRKVEVDVRIMSSTSKDLNKEMQGGNFREDLYHRLSVVPIKVPGLAERREDIPCLVDFFMNQISISSGLPVRRIGDDAMAILQTNEWPGNVRQLRNMVERVMILTDGEASAVVSADMLPDDAGNSAGFASSGNNGEHFMSLPLREAREIFEREYLMAQINRFGGNISRTAEFVGMERSALHRKLRALGVNSSERQTAKAETN